A genomic segment from Clostridia bacterium encodes:
- the hypD gene encoding trans-4-hydroxy-L-proline dehydratase: MNERVAKLRRQSLDEKPWLSIERAALITEFYKSSSEHSVPVQRALALRYLMERKSISIGDGELIVGERGPKPKATPSFPELCCHSMEDLEILNTREKISYSVDDEARRIQSEEVIPYWKGRSMRDLIFQEMTQEWKDAYEAGIFTEFMEQRAPGHTVLGDVIYRKGLLGLKADIQRAIEDLNFHQDPEAYDKEQELKAMAIAADAVIRMAERYAEKAEELAATEKNATRRSELEKISEVCRHVPAQAPRNFWECLQAYWFVHLGVVTELNTWDSFNPGRLDQHLDPFYRKDVSDGTVSREQARELLQCFWVKFNNQPAPPKVGVTAAESGTYTDFANINTGGLKQDGSDGVNDVTYLVLDVIDEMRLLQPSSNLQLSKKNPERFLKRGLEIVREGWGQPSIFNADMVVEELLRQGKSIEDARCGGTSGCVETGAFGKEAYILTGYFNLPKVLEITLNNGVDPRTSKMIGAQTGDPRNFGSYDEFYAAFRKQLHHFIDIKVRGNNVIERLYSKYMPAPFLSILIDDCIATGKDYNCGGARYNTSYIMGVAPGTCTDALSAVKYHIYDKQTMTMDQLLNALAKNFDGCEKERLILVNKTPKYGNDNDYADEILKSVFAAFYEEINGRKNTRGGMYRVNYLSTTCHVYFGSVTGATPDGRRAWEPESDGISPSHGADLYGPTAVIRSAAKMDQSKTGGTLLNQKFTPQLLAGDAGITSLAHLVRSYFKLDGHHIQFNVVTAETLREAQANPEQHRDLIVRVAGYSDYFCDLTKALQDEIIARTEQTSFAGAMASSAM, encoded by the coding sequence ATGAACGAGCGAGTTGCTAAATTACGTCGCCAAAGTCTGGATGAGAAGCCATGGCTTTCGATTGAGCGCGCGGCGCTGATCACCGAATTTTACAAGAGTAGCTCGGAGCATTCCGTCCCTGTTCAGCGTGCACTTGCGCTGCGGTATTTGATGGAGCGTAAGTCGATCTCCATTGGGGACGGCGAACTGATCGTCGGCGAGCGCGGGCCGAAGCCAAAGGCGACGCCTTCCTTCCCTGAACTGTGCTGCCACAGCATGGAAGACCTCGAGATTCTGAATACTCGGGAAAAGATCTCGTACAGCGTGGATGATGAGGCACGCAGGATTCAGAGCGAAGAGGTGATCCCGTATTGGAAGGGCCGGTCCATGCGCGACCTGATCTTCCAAGAGATGACGCAGGAGTGGAAAGACGCATACGAGGCGGGCATCTTCACCGAGTTCATGGAGCAGCGTGCTCCGGGACACACGGTCCTCGGCGACGTGATCTACAGAAAAGGACTGCTTGGGCTCAAGGCCGACATTCAGCGCGCGATTGAGGACCTGAACTTCCATCAGGACCCCGAAGCCTACGATAAAGAGCAGGAACTGAAGGCCATGGCGATCGCGGCAGATGCGGTAATTCGCATGGCTGAGCGCTACGCCGAAAAAGCCGAAGAACTGGCCGCAACCGAAAAGAATGCGACCCGCAGGTCTGAGCTGGAGAAAATCAGCGAGGTCTGCCGGCACGTTCCTGCGCAAGCTCCGAGAAACTTCTGGGAGTGCCTGCAAGCTTACTGGTTCGTGCATCTGGGTGTGGTCACGGAACTTAACACCTGGGATTCATTCAACCCTGGCCGGCTCGATCAGCACCTGGACCCCTTTTACCGAAAAGATGTGAGCGACGGAACGGTCTCCCGCGAGCAGGCTCGTGAGCTCCTCCAGTGCTTCTGGGTGAAGTTCAACAACCAGCCCGCTCCGCCGAAGGTCGGCGTTACGGCGGCGGAGAGCGGAACGTACACGGATTTCGCAAACATCAATACGGGTGGCCTGAAGCAGGACGGCTCTGACGGTGTCAACGATGTTACGTACCTGGTCCTCGATGTCATCGATGAGATGCGCTTGCTTCAGCCTTCATCGAACCTGCAGTTGAGCAAAAAGAATCCCGAACGTTTCCTCAAGCGCGGGCTCGAAATAGTACGTGAGGGCTGGGGGCAGCCGTCGATCTTCAACGCAGACATGGTTGTTGAAGAGTTGCTGCGCCAGGGCAAGAGCATTGAGGACGCGCGCTGCGGAGGAACCTCCGGTTGCGTCGAGACCGGCGCTTTCGGCAAGGAAGCCTACATCCTGACGGGCTACTTCAATCTTCCCAAAGTCCTCGAAATCACGCTCAATAATGGCGTGGATCCCCGGACATCCAAGATGATTGGCGCACAGACGGGCGATCCTCGGAATTTCGGCAGTTACGACGAGTTCTACGCGGCCTTCCGCAAGCAGTTACATCACTTCATAGATATCAAGGTTCGCGGCAATAACGTGATCGAGCGCCTGTACTCGAAGTACATGCCCGCGCCGTTCCTCTCCATTCTGATCGACGACTGCATCGCGACAGGAAAGGACTACAACTGTGGCGGAGCGCGGTACAACACAAGCTACATCATGGGCGTAGCGCCCGGTACATGCACGGACGCCTTGTCGGCAGTCAAGTACCACATCTACGACAAGCAGACCATGACGATGGATCAGTTGCTGAATGCGCTAGCCAAAAATTTCGATGGCTGCGAAAAGGAGCGATTGATTTTAGTCAACAAAACTCCGAAGTACGGCAATGACAATGACTACGCAGATGAAATTCTGAAGTCGGTATTTGCAGCGTTTTACGAAGAGATCAACGGCAGGAAGAACACTAGGGGTGGAATGTATCGCGTCAACTACCTGTCGACAACCTGCCACGTCTACTTCGGTTCCGTAACCGGTGCCACACCCGACGGTCGTAGGGCGTGGGAGCCGGAGTCCGACGGTATCTCTCCCTCGCACGGCGCCGATCTCTACGGCCCTACGGCGGTGATTCGATCAGCAGCGAAGATGGATCAATCCAAGACTGGCGGAACGTTGTTGAACCAGAAGTTCACTCCGCAGTTGTTGGCGGGCGATGCCGGCATTACGTCCCTCGCACACCTGGTCCGGTCGTATTTCAAACTCGATGGCCATCACATTCAATTCAACGTGGTTACCGCCGAGACGCTTAGGGAGGCTCAGGCAAATCCTGAACAACATCGCGACCTGATCGTACGGGTTGCCGGATACAGCGACTACTTCTGCGATCTCACAAAAGCGCTGCAGGACGAGATTATTGCCAGGACGGAGCAGACGTCATTCGCGGGAGCTATGGCAAGTTCCGCAATGTAA
- a CDS encoding glycyl-radical enzyme activating protein: protein MGARVHHAAASNDSRIAGPMGSVFNIMRFSLHDGPGIRTTVFLKGCPLACLWCHNPESQAVKPGLMLSLDRCVRCGDCVPACKHGALTWNQGPVRDAAVCVNCGACAQVCPSGARQLSGRRMSVAEVCDAIRRDVVFFDESGGGVTFSGGEPLAQPQFLEAMLDACSELGIHKVVDTCAFSPKETVRRICRKVDTFLVDLKIMDASRHQQVTGVSNELILSNLAMLAREHASVIVRIPVIPTINDDDGNLEHSMKFLCEAGLHRVDLLAYHDIAINKYNRLGAQYDLAEVKPPTAERMEEIAGRFRDRGFDVRIGG from the coding sequence ATGGGTGCGCGTGTGCATCATGCAGCGGCCAGTAACGACTCTCGAATAGCGGGCCCGATGGGCTCCGTGTTCAACATCATGCGCTTCTCGTTGCATGATGGGCCGGGCATCCGCACCACGGTTTTTCTTAAGGGCTGCCCGCTCGCATGTCTCTGGTGTCATAACCCCGAAAGCCAGGCCGTCAAGCCTGGATTGATGCTCTCGCTCGACCGCTGTGTCCGTTGCGGCGACTGTGTCCCCGCATGCAAACACGGGGCTCTCACCTGGAACCAGGGGCCAGTTCGTGATGCAGCCGTTTGCGTTAATTGTGGCGCGTGCGCGCAGGTGTGTCCCTCAGGAGCGCGGCAGTTGTCCGGACGCAGGATGTCCGTCGCCGAAGTCTGCGATGCCATCCGCAGAGACGTTGTGTTCTTCGATGAATCCGGCGGAGGCGTAACCTTCTCCGGCGGTGAACCGCTGGCACAACCACAATTTCTGGAAGCCATGCTCGACGCCTGCTCCGAACTCGGCATTCACAAGGTGGTGGACACCTGCGCGTTTTCGCCGAAAGAGACTGTGCGCCGGATCTGCCGGAAGGTGGACACGTTCCTGGTCGACCTGAAGATCATGGATGCTTCGCGCCATCAGCAAGTCACGGGCGTGAGCAACGAGCTCATCCTTTCGAACCTTGCCATGCTGGCTCGTGAACACGCTTCGGTCATCGTGAGGATTCCGGTTATTCCGACCATCAATGACGATGACGGGAACCTTGAGCACAGTATGAAGTTCCTCTGCGAAGCAGGCCTGCACCGAGTGGATCTGCTCGCTTATCACGACATCGCCATCAATAAGTACAACCGGCTGGGAGCGCAGTACGACCTCGCCGAGGTAAAACCCCCTACTGCGGAACGAATGGAAGAAATCGCGGGCCGATTCAGAGATAGAGGATTCGACGTCCGTATCGGAGGCTAA
- a CDS encoding aldose epimerase family protein yields MKLRKLSVVLALSMAIIFVAAGCQRKPEAKLNMEKRAFGKTAEGAEVSLYVLTNKNGVEAAITNFGGALVSLKAPDRTGKLGDVILGYENVDGYVNDTFFFGGTIGRYGNRIKQGQFKLNGTTYTLAKNNGANHLHGGVKGFNKVLWEAKDVSTADVPALQLSYTSKDGEEGYPGNLSVQVTFTLTDSNELKIDYAATTDKDTIVNLTNHAYFNLAGQGDILQHQLRLAASRFTPVDATLIPTGELREVKGTPFDFTVATAIGDRINQKDEQLKFGEGYDHNFVLDASTEALPIAAEVYEPTTGRTLTVSTTEPGIQFYSGNFLTGTAPGKGGNKYPYRTGFCLETQHFPDSPNQPAFPSTVLKAGDQYKSSTVYKFSAK; encoded by the coding sequence ATGAAGTTGCGTAAATTATCTGTAGTGCTCGCACTGAGCATGGCGATCATCTTCGTCGCCGCAGGCTGCCAGCGCAAGCCAGAGGCAAAACTTAATATGGAAAAGCGAGCATTTGGGAAGACAGCGGAAGGCGCAGAAGTCAGCCTATACGTTCTCACAAACAAGAACGGAGTTGAGGCTGCAATCACCAACTTCGGCGGTGCGCTCGTGTCCTTGAAGGCGCCTGACCGGACTGGCAAGTTGGGCGACGTCATTCTTGGCTACGAAAACGTGGACGGCTATGTTAATGATACGTTCTTTTTCGGCGGCACCATCGGCCGCTACGGAAATCGCATCAAGCAGGGTCAGTTCAAACTGAATGGCACTACGTACACTCTAGCCAAGAACAATGGTGCGAACCACCTGCACGGCGGCGTCAAGGGATTTAACAAAGTCCTCTGGGAAGCAAAGGACGTATCGACCGCTGATGTGCCGGCCTTGCAGTTGAGCTACACAAGCAAAGACGGGGAAGAAGGCTACCCAGGCAATCTGTCAGTTCAGGTCACCTTCACGCTGACCGACAGCAATGAACTGAAGATCGACTACGCAGCGACGACGGACAAAGACACAATCGTCAATCTCACCAATCATGCGTACTTCAACCTCGCTGGGCAGGGGGACATCCTTCAGCATCAGCTTCGGTTAGCTGCAAGCCGCTTCACGCCGGTCGACGCCACGCTTATCCCGACCGGAGAGCTCCGCGAAGTCAAAGGCACTCCGTTCGACTTCACGGTTGCGACGGCAATCGGCGATCGCATCAACCAGAAGGACGAGCAGCTAAAATTCGGGGAAGGCTACGACCACAACTTTGTTCTGGATGCGTCGACTGAAGCGCTTCCCATCGCCGCTGAAGTGTACGAGCCCACAACGGGACGCACACTCACCGTCTCGACGACCGAACCGGGAATCCAGTTCTATAGTGGCAACTTCCTCACAGGAACTGCGCCCGGAAAGGGTGGCAACAAATACCCGTATCGGACGGGCTTCTGCCTGGAGACGCAGCACTTCCCGGATTCGCCGAATCAGCCAGCGTTTCCGTCTACCGTGTTGAAGGCGGGCGACCAGTACAAGTCAAGCACTGTTTACAAGTTTTCAGCGAAATAA
- a CDS encoding beta-L-arabinofuranosidase domain-containing protein codes for MSILNDVTRRRFLGTAAAAAGVALLPDQILASPFQDPVLNTFQKDGKTVSHEKVPWKVSPFPMKQVRLLDGPFKQHMEANRRYLHALPVDRLVHTFKINAGLPSSAQPFGGWEAPTGELRGHFTGGHYLSGVALMYASTGDEDLRKKGSALVAELGECQKALKNNGYLSAFPIEFFDRLRDREKVWAPFYTIHKIMAGLLDMYVHAGNEQALDMVEKMAVWVGRYFSGRSDSQSLSYAHMQRILGTEFGGMGEVLANLYAVTGKSSYMETAKRFDHQHIFDPLAAHRDELKGLHANTQIPKVIAAARQYELTREQRYCDIAEYFWNEVVGERCYCTGGTSNEEIWNTDPGHLAKELSINSTECCCAYNMMKLTRHLFGWSADARLMDYYERTMFNHRLGTIPMDKGSSIYYLPLVSGFYKPYGDEFNSFWCCTGSGVEEFAKLNDTIYFHSDDAVYVNLYAASELEWPEKGLRLRQETNFPEQQGTTITISAKSPVQLAINLRIPYWAQGGSVKINGAPLPAFASPTSYLSLNRIWKTGDKIELSLPMGLHIDRMPDDENVQAVMYGPLVLAGTFGTTTEKERSNFDDHEARGKLTKVPDIAADPDKPTAWVEQDGKTPLTFKASGQTDDFPILPLYKVVHERYAVYWNVSKKSV; via the coding sequence ATGTCCATTCTTAACGACGTAACCCGCAGGCGCTTTTTGGGTACGGCTGCCGCAGCGGCCGGAGTTGCACTTCTACCTGATCAAATTCTGGCATCACCGTTTCAGGACCCCGTTCTGAATACTTTCCAGAAAGACGGCAAGACCGTCAGCCACGAGAAGGTCCCCTGGAAAGTCAGCCCCTTCCCGATGAAGCAGGTTCGATTGCTTGACGGCCCCTTCAAGCAGCACATGGAAGCCAACCGTCGCTATCTACACGCCCTTCCTGTCGACCGCCTCGTACACACGTTCAAGATCAACGCGGGCCTGCCCTCTTCGGCGCAGCCGTTCGGCGGATGGGAAGCGCCCACGGGTGAACTCCGCGGCCACTTCACAGGCGGCCACTATCTCTCGGGCGTCGCGCTGATGTACGCGAGCACCGGCGATGAGGATCTCCGCAAAAAAGGGAGCGCTCTTGTTGCTGAACTGGGTGAATGCCAGAAGGCGCTGAAGAACAACGGCTACCTCAGCGCATTTCCGATCGAGTTCTTCGATCGGCTGCGCGATCGCGAAAAGGTTTGGGCGCCGTTCTACACCATCCACAAGATCATGGCCGGGCTGCTGGACATGTACGTTCACGCCGGCAACGAGCAGGCACTCGACATGGTCGAAAAGATGGCGGTGTGGGTAGGCAGGTACTTTAGCGGCCGATCGGACAGCCAGTCGCTCAGCTACGCGCACATGCAGCGCATTCTCGGCACCGAATTTGGCGGAATGGGTGAGGTTCTCGCAAACCTGTACGCCGTTACCGGCAAGTCGAGCTACATGGAAACGGCCAAGCGCTTCGATCACCAACACATCTTCGATCCGCTGGCTGCGCACCGCGATGAATTGAAGGGACTACACGCGAATACGCAGATCCCGAAAGTGATTGCCGCGGCGCGACAGTACGAACTCACTCGCGAACAGCGCTATTGCGATATTGCCGAATACTTCTGGAACGAAGTCGTGGGCGAGCGTTGCTACTGCACTGGTGGCACCAGTAACGAAGAAATATGGAATACCGACCCCGGCCATCTCGCGAAGGAACTCAGCATCAACTCCACCGAATGCTGCTGCGCCTACAACATGATGAAACTGACTCGCCACCTCTTCGGTTGGTCGGCAGATGCGCGCCTGATGGACTATTACGAACGCACCATGTTCAACCATCGCCTGGGCACTATTCCTATGGACAAAGGCTCCTCGATCTACTATCTCCCACTCGTCTCAGGGTTCTACAAGCCCTACGGCGACGAATTCAATTCTTTCTGGTGCTGCACCGGATCGGGAGTGGAAGAATTCGCGAAACTGAATGACACGATTTACTTCCACAGTGACGATGCGGTGTATGTGAATCTCTACGCCGCCTCCGAACTCGAATGGCCGGAGAAGGGCCTGCGCCTTCGTCAGGAAACGAACTTCCCCGAACAGCAAGGGACAACCATCACCATCTCGGCGAAGAGCCCTGTACAGTTGGCCATCAATCTACGAATTCCATACTGGGCGCAGGGCGGCAGCGTGAAGATCAACGGCGCTCCGCTACCGGCGTTCGCCAGTCCCACGAGTTATCTCAGCCTGAATCGCATCTGGAAAACCGGCGACAAGATTGAGCTTAGCTTGCCCATGGGCCTGCACATCGACCGTATGCCCGACGATGAAAACGTTCAGGCGGTCATGTACGGCCCGCTTGTTCTTGCAGGCACATTTGGCACAACCACCGAGAAGGAAAGGTCTAACTTCGACGATCACGAAGCCCGAGGCAAGTTGACCAAAGTGCCGGACATTGCCGCCGATCCAGACAAACCGACGGCATGGGTCGAACAGGATGGGAAAACGCCTCTTACCTTCAAGGCTTCAGGGCAGACAGACGACTTCCCGATTTTGCCGCTATATAAGGTTGTTCACGAGCGCTACGCGGTGTACTGGAACGTGAGCAAGAAGAGCGTTTAG